The window CAACGGCCCCCTCCACATCGGCCACATCGCAGGCTGCTACCTTCCAGCGGACATCTTCGCGCGCTATCACCGGGCCAAGGGAAACGATGTCCTGATGGTCTCCGGCAGCGACCAGCACGGCACGCCCATCACCGTCC is drawn from Dehalococcoidia bacterium and contains these coding sequences:
- a CDS encoding class I tRNA ligase family protein, with protein sequence MFSRSSRASMAERIFIGVAWPYANGPLHIGHIAGCYLPADIFARYHRAKGNDVLMVSGSDQHGTPITV